A stretch of Prunus dulcis chromosome 6, ALMONDv2, whole genome shotgun sequence DNA encodes these proteins:
- the LOC117630604 gene encoding putative UDP-glucuronate:xylan alpha-glucuronosyltransferase 5, with amino-acid sequence MASKFFSSFSSKHFILYLFILYLCLLILILSSFIPAKPSNLVITSRHQQVFKNEIKNVDWFIAISKVFKIKGRKIKVGLVNVDDYIHSQLHGLEDQVEIETVSVGFERVSKDRKWGDYFPEWIDEDKKWGFPKCPKIPIPKLEGYKDIDVVLAKVPCDKEGIRDVFRLQVNLVVANLVVGEGWMKPDAHRTVYVVFIGSCGPMVEIFRCDDLLMHRGDYWVYMPDIGRLKQKVLMPVGSCQLAPGYAETGREIWKKFMYNSSSWTPYIKRRLAYVTILHSSEAYVCGAIALAQSIRQTNSTKDLVLLADHSITPSSIQGLTAAGWKIKQIERIRSAFAQKGSYNEWNYSKLRLWQLTEYDKVIFIDADLLVLKNIDRFFMYPQLSAVSNNKMLFNSGLMVVEPSNCMFEYLMRKTFKIKPYNGGDQGFLNEIFTWWHRLPWRLNALKMFNRPSKEGNNEMANDLYAIHYLGKKPWTCYRDYDCNWEANGRSVFASDSTHGRWWKVYDKMPEELKSYCGLTKKMDAELKERRDRASKANFSDGHWKIEVKDPRQHHLNI; translated from the exons ATGGCTTCCAagttcttctcctccttctctTCCAAACACTTCATTCTCTATCTATTTATTCTCTATCTGTGCCTCTTAATCCTAATTTTATCATCATTTATACCCGCGAAGCCCAGTAACCTTGTTATTACCAGTCGACACCAACAGGTTTTTAAGAATGAAATCAAGAATGTGGATTGGTTCATTGCCATTTCCAAAGTATTCAAAATCAAGGGCAGGAAAATTAAGGTTGGTTTGGTCAATGTAGATGATTATATTCATAGTCAACTTCATGGACTAGAAGATCAGGTTGAGATTGAGACAGTCTCAGTAGGGTTTGAGCGCGTGTCCAAGGATCGAAAATGGGGGGACTATTTTCCAGAATGGATCGATGAAGACAAGAAATGGGGCTTCCCGAAGTGTCCCAAAATCCCAATTCCCAAATTGGAAGGGTATAAGGACATCGATGTGGTGCTTGCCAAAGTTCCATGTGACAAGGAAGGGATTAGGGATGTGTTTAGGTTACAAGTTAATTTGGTGGTGGCTAATCTAGTGGTTGGGGAAGGGTGGATGAAGCCTGATGCTCATCGAACGGTGTACGTTGTGTTTATCGGGTCTTGTGGGCCCATGGTGGAGATTTTCAGATGTGATGATCTTTTGATGCACCGAGGGGACTATTGGGTTTATATGCCTGATATTGGGAGATTGAAACAGAAGGTGCTTATGCCTGTTGGTTCTTGCCAACTTGCTCCTGGTTATGCAGAAACAG GTAGAGAAATCTGGAAAAAGTTCATGTATAACTCAAGCTCATGGACCCCATACATCAAGCGGAGGCTTGCGTATGTAACAATCCTGCACTCTTCAGAAGCTTATGTCTGTGGAGCAATAGCTCTAGCCCAAAGCATCAGACAAACCAACTCCACCAAAGACCTTGTCCTACTTGCTGATCACTCCATCACTCCCTCCTCCATCCAAGGCCTAACCGCGGCAGGGTGGAAGATCAAGCAAATCGAAAGAATCCGAAGCGCATTTGCCCAAAAAGGGTCATACAACGAGTGGAACTACAGCAAACTCCGCCTGTGGCAGCTCACAGAGTATGACAAAGTCATTTTCATTGATGCCGACCTTTTGGTCCTCAAAAACATAGACAGGTTCTTTATGTACCCACAATTGTCAGCTGTGTCAAATAACAAGATGTTGTTCAATTCTGGCTTGATGGTTGTGGAGCCATCCAATTGCATGTTCGAATACCTAATGCGAAAAACGTTCAAGATCAAACCGTACAATGGCGGTGATCAGGGCTTTTTGAATGAGATTTTTACATGGTGGCATAGGTTGCCTTGGAGGCTAAATGCCCTGAAAATGTTTAACAGGCCAAGTAAGGAAGGAAACAATGAGATGGCCAATGACCTTTACGCAATACATTACTTGGGGAAGAAGCCATGGACGTGTTACAGAGATTATGACTGTAATTGGGAAGCGAATGGACGAAGTGTTTTTGCAAGTGACTCGACTCACGGGAGGTGGTGGAAAGTGTATGATAAAATGCCAGAGGAGCTGAAATCTTATTGTGGGTTGACAAAGAAGATGGATGCAGAGTTGAAGGAGAGGAGAGATAGAGCATCTAAGGCTAATTTCTCTGATGGGCATTGGAAAATTGAGGTTAAGGACCCTAGACAACATCACTTGAATATATAA
- the LOC117632189 gene encoding cyclin-P3-1 produces MGTVALDATVFTALGILGKSATRTPRVLSVVSSVFERSIRKNEKLIRRSKMKDVITMFHASEVPALSIRRYIERIFKYSSCSPSCFVVAYIYIERFLQRTGICLTSLNIHRLLITSIMVAAKFMDDECYSNAYHAKIGGVSLSELNKLEIEFLLSLDFKLHVTINTFGKYCRQLEDGVGENQISLRASSIHGD; encoded by the exons ATGGGAACAGTGGCACTTGATGCCACGGTGTTCACCGCTTTGGGAATATTGGGAAAATCTGCAACAAGAACACCGCGAGTTTTATCGGTTGTTTCTTCGGTTTTCGAGAGATCCATTCGAAAGAATGAGAAATTAATTAGGCGATCAAAGATGAAAGATGTGATTACAATGTTCCATGCATCAGAAGTTCCCGCCTTGAGCATCAGACGGTATATCGAGCGCATTTTCAAGTACTCAAGCTGCAGCCCTTCTTGCTTTGTTGTTGCATACATATACATCGAAAGGTTCCTTCAACGCACAGGGATTTGTCTTACTTCTCTCAACATTCACCGCCTTTTGATCACCAGCATTATGGTCGCTGCAAAATTTATGGATGATGA ATGTTATAGCAACGCCTACCATGCCAAAATTGGAGGTGTGAGCTTATCTGAGTTGaacaaattagagattgaatTCTTGTTGAGTCTGGATTTTAAACTCCATGTAACTATAAACACGTTTGGAAAGTACTGTCGGCAGCTTGAGGATGGTGTTGGAGAGAACCAAATTAGTTTGAGGGCGTCCAGCATCCATGGAGACTGA
- the LOC117632188 gene encoding mitochondrial Rho GTPase 1-like, whose product MAKAAAGTDNPATPTAVRIVVAGDRGTGKSSLIVTAATENFPANVPPLLPPTRLPEDFYPERVPITIIDTSSRPEDNSKVAEELKRADAIVLTYACDQPQTLDRLSTFWLPKLRQLEVKVPVIVVGCRLDLRDENQQVSLEQVMSPIMQQFREIETCIECSAFKHIQIPEVFYYAQKAVLHPTGPLFDQETQTLKDQCVRALKRIFILCDHDRDGALSDAELNDFQVKCFNAPLQPSEIVGVKRVVQEKLPEGVNERGLTLTGFLFLHALFIEKGRLETTWTVLRKFGYNNDIRLADELIPSPTKRTPDQSVEMTNEAIDFLRVTFDVFDSDEDGALRPRELDELFSTAPASPFSEFPYTDAAERNAFGGLSLDGFLSQWALMTLLNPASTMENLIYIGYPGDVSSTIRVTRKRRLDRKKQQSERNVFQCFVFGPKKAGKSALLDSFLGRPFSDNYNPNTEERYAVNVVDQPGGIKKTLVLREIPEDGVSKLLSSKEALAACDIAVFVHDSSDELSWTRATQLLVEVASHGEDTGFEVPCLIVAAKDDMDSFPSAIQHSTRVSQDMGTEAPIPISTKLGDLNNLFRKIVSAAEHPHLSIPETEAGRSRKQYHRLINRSLMVVSVGAAVAIVGLAAYRVYAARKNASG is encoded by the exons ATGGCAAAAGCTGCAGCAGGAACTGATAACCCTGCCACCCCAACCGCTGTCCGGATCGTTGTGGCCGGAGACCGTGGCACTGGGAAATCGAGCTTGATTGTGACTGCTGCAACCGAGAACTTCCCAGCAAATGTGCCTCCGCTGCTACCCCCGACCAGGCTGCCTGAAGATTTCTACCCTGAACGCGTGCCCATCACCATTATCGACACATCATCTCG ACCGGAGGATAATAGTAAAGTTGCTGAAGAATTGAAGCGAGCTGATGCAATTGTGCTTACGTATGCTTGTGATCAGCCTCAGACTCTTGATCGACTGAGTACCTTCTGGCTTCCAAAACTTCGTCAGCTAGAG GTGAAGGTACCTGTTATAGTGGTCGGTTGTAGGCTGGATTTGAGAGATGAGAACCAACAGGTGAGCCTGGAACAAGTGATGTCACCAATAATGCAACAGTTTCGGGAGATTGAGACTTGCATTGAGTGTTCAGCGTTTAAACATATTCAG ATTCCTGAGGTCTTTTACTATGCACAAAAAGCTGTTCTTCATCCAACAGGCCCATTATTTGATCAGGAAACACAGACTTTGAAGGACCAATGTGTGCGAGCCTTGAAGCGGATTTTCATTCTTTGTGATCATGACAGGGATGGTGCCCTCAGTGATGCAGAGTTGAATGATTTCCAG GTTAAATGTTTCAATGCTCCATTGCAACCTTCTGAGATAGTGGGTGTTAAGAGGGTTGTGCAAGAAAAGTTACCGGAAGGAGTCAATGAACGTGGGCTTACATTGACAGGATTTCTCTTCCTTCATGCACTATTTATAGAAAAGGGACGTCTAGAGACAACGTGGACTGTCCTCAGGAAGTTTGGATACAATAATGATATAAGACTTGCAGATGAACTAATCCCATCTCCTACGAAACGGACTCCTGATCAG AGTGTGGAGATGACAAATGAAGCAATCGACTTTCTAAGGGTAACCTTTGACGTGTTTGACAGTGACGAA GATGGGGCCCTACGACCACGTGAACTTGATGAACTATTTTCTACTGCTCCAGCAAG TCCGTTTAGTGAATTTCCATATACGGATGCTGCAGAGAGAAATGCATTTGGAGGGTTATCACTTGATGGATTTTTGTCACAG TGGGCCCTCATGACACTCCTAAACCCAGCTTCTACGATGGAGAATCTGATATACATTGGTTATCCTGGTGATGTTTCATCCACAATCCGTGTGACTAGGAAGAGGCGTTTAGACCGCAAGAAGCAGCAATCGGAAAGAAATGTTTTCCAATGCTTCGTTTTTGGTCCAAAGAAGGCTGGGAAATCTGCACTATTGGATTCATTTCTTGGAAG GCCATTTTCTGATAATTATAATCCAAACACTGAGGAGCGTTATGCAGTTAATGTTGTTGATCAACCTGGG GGAATCAAGAAAACTCTAGTGTTGAGAGAGATTCCTGAAGATGGAGTTAGCAAATTGCTGTCAAGTAAAGAGGCTCTGGCTGCTTGTGACATAGCTGTGTTTGTTCACGACAG TTCTGATGAGTTGTCCTGGACGAGAGCAACTCAGTTGCTGGTAGAAGTTGCTAGTCATGGTGAGGATACTGGCTTTGAGGTTCCTTGCCTCATTGTTGCAGCTAAAGATGATATGGATTCATTCCCATCGGCCATACAACATTCTACGAGg GTTAGCCAAGATATGGGAACAGAGGCTCCTATACCTATCAGCACAAAGTTGGGTgatttgaataatttatttcgTAAAATTGTAAGTGCTGCAGAGCACCCTCATTTGAGCATTCCTGAAACTGAGGCTGGGAGGAGCCGCAAGCAATACCACCGGCTCATAAACCGCTCACTTATGGTTGTTTCAG TGGGAGCTGCAGTGGCCATTGTTGGACTGGCAGCTTACCGTGTCTATGCTGCAAGGAAGAATGCCTCCGGTTAG
- the LOC117632190 gene encoding peroxisomal adenine nucleotide carrier 1-like, which produces MGVDLDLESISEATSGAIGSLLSTTILYPLDTCKTRYQAEVRGNDQARYKNLSDVFWEAISTRQVLSLYQGLETKNLQSFIAQFVYFYGYSYFKRLYLETSGSKSIGTRANLILAAAAGACTAIVTQPLDTASSRMQTSAFGKSKGLLKTLAEGTWIDAFDGLGISLLLTANPAIQYTVFDQLKQRLLERKNKTGNGSSPVALSALAAFALGAVSKTVATVLTYPAIRCKVMIQAAEDDNEKTKNARPKSSKTIPGVLCAIWKKEGILGFFKGLHAQILKTVLSSALLLMIKEKLSAATWVLLLSIRRYLLLTRGRLKDA; this is translated from the exons ATGGGAGTTGATCTTGATCTAGAATCTATATCAGAGGCAACTTCAGGAGCCATTGGATCACTCCTGAGCACCACCATCTTGTACCCACTAGACACATGCAAAACCAGGTACCAAGCTGAAGTTCGAGGCAATGATCAGGCCAGATACAA GAACCTTTCGGATGTTTTCTGGGAAGCAATATCCACACGCCAGGTTCTTTCGCTGTATCAGGGTCTGGAAACAAAAAACCTGCAATCTTTCATTGCTCAGTTTGTTTACTTTTATGGGTATAGCTACTTCAAAAGACTGTATCTGGAAACAAGTGGTTCTAAATCAATAGGTACAAGAGCGAACTTGATCCTTGCTGCTGCTGCCGGGGCTTGCACTGCAATTGTGACTCAG CCTCTGGACACAGCCTCATCAAGGATGCAGACAAGTGCCTTTGGAAAATCCAAAGGGCTGTTGAAGACCCTTGCAGAGGGCACCTGGATTGATGCATTTGATGGTCTTGGAATCTCCCTGTTGCTAACCGCAAACCCTGCAATCCAG TATACAGTGTTTGATCAGCTAAAACAACGACTTCttgaaaggaaaaacaaaacaggcAACGGTTCATCCCCAGTAGCCCTTTCTGCCCTTGCAGCATTTGCTTTGGGCGCGGTCTCAAAGACTGTGGCCACTGTTCTAACCTACCCTGCCATTAG GTGTAAGGTCATGATCCAAGCTGCTGAGGACGATaatgaaaaaaccaagaatGCTCGACCAAAGTCCAGCAAAACGATACCAGGAGTTCTATGTGCCATATGGAAAAAGGAAGGGATTCTGGGCTTCTTCAAGGGATTGCATGCTCAGATATTGAAGACTGTCCTCAGCTCGGCATTGCTTTTGATGATCAAGGAAAAACTTTCAGCGGCTACTTGGGTTCTTTTACTTTCAATCAGAAGGTATCTACTGCTTACAAGGGGCAGACTAAAAGATGCTTGA